DNA from Vibrio alfacsensis:
CACGCGTTGCGAATCCCTCTTGAACAGTTTGTTATGTTTGTTCTAAATTGATCTCTTATACATCAACTGCTTACACATAGACTTTAAAGCTTTTGAGGCATTTTTGAGATTTTCCCTAGACTCAACAAGCACTTCATCACCCAATACTTCACCTCTAGCAATTTTTCCACTAACTGAAGCCCAAAATACTGGAAGTATATCTATGTCATAGTCAGCCTTGCTAAATGGTATTTCTGGGAAATAAAGAGCAAAAAGCATTTCAATTTTACCTAATGTAGCTTCTCGCTTAGCGTATGTTAATTCGTTGTATCCGTGATAGCCCGAGTCTTTCCTGTACGTACCTTTTTGTATATCCGTAATAAGGTCATCTGACGCATCCAAATACTCGATCACGGTTATATAGAGCTCTTCAATCTTCTCAGCATGCAATTTCTTTCGTTCACGCTGATTGTTAAAGCGCTGATTTAGCAACAAAACGGTTATTGCGATACATGAAGACACGACTATCGATATGAACTGAGACTTACCTGAAGATGTGCTAAATGCATCTAAAATCCACTCAAACAATTATTAATTACCTCTAAAAACATAACGCCCTGTTAAGGTGTGAGCAACGCAATGCCGAAGCCGCCGCATACCACCTTAACCACTAAAACTAACGCATAGTAAAAATGCCACGCGTTGCGAATCACTCTTAAACAGTTTGTTAGAGTGCATTTTCGAACGTTACTTTTGCATCAAATTTACTAGTAACCGTCTGATATAATTGACCATTAATAAAGTGCAGAGCGGCATAATCGCTAATACCATAGCACGGTACACTACTGTTATTTTGAGAAAAATCAGAAAATAAATCAGCCTTTTCATCACTGCCATTAAAATGAGCTGAGGCTAGACCACGCACGAAACCCAAGCCGTCAATAACTGTATATTCTTCGGGATTGCTGTCGGTGATGCCTAAGTCAAACCAACATATAGCCCCTGCACTCATACCGCACAATACCACACCATTTTCGTAGCATTCTTTGAGTATTGTATCTATGCCCCACTCTCGCCAGATAGCTAACATTGAACGGGTATTACCGCCCCCAACATATATAACGTCTTGCTCTTGCAGCTTTGTGCGCCAATTGGAGTCTGGTTTGAACAATGGAAAATGGGTCAAATTACAACTAAGACCTGAATCGTAAAAACGTTGAATAGCTTCTTCTGCGTCACCAGTTGCTGTAGGAAGATAGCAAACTTTTGGATCACGCTTGCCCGTAAGATCAAGTGCATAACGGTCTAATTTGCTGTGTTTTTCTCCCATCATCCAACCACCACCGCCTAAAACAACGATGTGTTTATCCATAAACTATACTCCTATGTTGAACTCGGCACTCTAACGCCCTGCTAAGGGGTGAGCAACGCAATACCGAAGCCGCCGCAAACCACCTTAATCACTAAATTCAACGCATACTAAAAATGCCACGCGTTGCGAATCCCTCTTGAGCAGTTTGTTAGTCGCGAGGCACCGAGCGACAATTTTAAGCCAAACTAAACTTTGCGAACAACAAACTTTATGTGCTTTGATGCATTTACGTCAGGCGCAGTCTCAAAGCGGCTACTCAATGAAACCACTTGGAACAAACAACGCCGCAGAAAACGGACTAACGACACCAAAAAGCGCTTTTGGAAAACCAATCTCACAGTGCGGACTTTCAACAAAGTCACTGAAACCACGTGGAACTTACCACACCAGAGAAAACGTCATTTCAGCGAGTAAATCTGCTTTTGTAACAACAAATTCAACGAGCGGAGTTGCAACAAAACAGATTTTCGATTGCCCCACCCTATCACCACCAAAGAACGAAACAACCGCTTGGGAAATAGCAATGCATTGACTTAGAACCGATGAAACTGAGCTTTGACCGTCGAAGATGGAACTATGAATCAAACAACCAGTAGCCAAGTTTTGAGCTTAGAAACATGATTTTGACTGCTAGCTTTTTCTGGCGACTAACGCCTTGTTAAGGGGTGAAGCACGCAACACCGATGCAACCGCATACCGCCTTAATCACTAAAACCAACGCATAGTAAAAATGCCACGCGTGCTGAATCCCTCTTGAACAATTTGTTAGCCCGATACCCGACTAGTACATATACCCTAACCAGTCTATATGACCAACTGCCCAAGTTTTACCGCTAATCGGTTTAACATACAAATCATCGACTTGATCAACTGCAACGCCGTAATTCTTATGTTCATGTATTCGCAACCAAGAGCCTAAAGAACTAAGACGAAGAAACCATTAGCCGTATAAAAAGCATCTAAATCGGAGATTAGAATAATAAAGTCGACGTCTTTGCTAGAAGCATACTCGCTGAGTTGGGACAACATGGCAGTGCCAATACCATTTCTTTGAGATGATTGTTCAACACAGAAGTCACTAACGCCCAATACTTTATAAATTTCATCGCCGACACTGACAACTCTGTAGTCTAGTCCCATGTAACCAACCAGTTGATCACCTCTGTACTTTAAAGCTCTCATATGCGGGAGTTGCTTATAGTAAGAACGAGTTACTTGATGTTCAGGAAATGACTTGTTTCTGAGGACTTCAATTGAGTTATGCTGCTCTTTAGATAACTCTATTTCTGGGTAAATATCCATATTTGACCTTTGAGGGCTAACGCCCTGCTAAGGGGTGAGCAACGCAATACCTAAGCCGCTGCATACCACCTTAATCACTAAATTCAACGCATAGTAAAAATGCCACGCGTTGCGAATCCCTCTTGAGCAGTTTGTTAGTCGCGAGGCACCGAGCGACAATTTTAAGCCGAACTAAACTTTGCGAACAACAAACTCACCGAGCAGAGTTGCAACCAAGAACAAACGCTCGATTGCCCAGTTCTGTCAGCGCCAAAGAACAAAAAACCGCTTGGACACTTGCAAAACTTTGGATTTGAAACAGCTGAAACTGAGTTTTGACCATCGATGAAGAGCCTGCATAGCAAACAATCATCAGCCAAATTTTAAGCTTAGAAACATGATTTTGATTGCTAGCTTTTTCTGGCGACTAACGCCCTGTTAAGGTGTGAGCAACGCAATACCAAAGCTACCGCATACCACCTTAAACACTAAACGCAACGCATAGTAAAAATGCCACGCGTTGCGAATCACTCTTAAACAGATTGTTAGTTTGCGTGCCAAAGTGACACAGAGATTGCTTATTACACACTTTAAGACCATAATACACATGTGACATTTTGACACAACAGGAGATAACATTATGGCTACTACTTTGCCGCGCATCACCGCTAGAGTTGATGTCGATACACAAGACTTACTTACTAAGGCTGCCGCGATCGCCGGCATGTCTAGCATCAACTCGTTTGTTCTAAGCGCTGCAATCGAAAAAGCTAAACAAGTCATCGAACGTGAACAGGCTTTAAAACTGAGCCAAGCAGATGCGATGTTGCTCATGGAAGCTTTAGATCGTCCTGCAACACAGAACTCAAAACTAAAAGCTGCTGCTGATCGATACGAGAGCAAAACTCAATGATGAATACGGTACTTCTAGATAAAGCTAAACACGATAGAAACCGATTCAACTGTGGCATCGAAGCTCTCAATAATTACTTAAAAGTAATGGCGAGTCAGCAAGCAAAGAAGGACAACACCAGAACGTTTGTTTTGGAAGATGATAGCGACAACTCACATGTTATCGGCTTTTACACGCTAACAATGACACCAATTGACTTAAAGGCATTGCCTGATAAGTTACAAAAAAAGCACCAATCATCCACCTCTGGTGGTCTGATTGCCCGCCTTGCTGTCGATGACCGATACAAAGGGAAAGGATTTGGTGAGTGGCTGCTTATCGACGCACTCAGAAAGCTATTAGCCGCTAGTGATAGCGTTGCATTTCCAGTTGTTATCGTTGATGCCAAAGACGGAGCAAAACATTTCTATGAACGCTATGGTTTTCAAGCATTTCAAGACGCTGAAAACAAACTCTTCATCACCATTGCAGATGTGAGAGCAAGCTTAGGCTAGTTAACCGCTAGCCTTTAGCAAACTAACGCCCTGTTAAGGTGTGAGCAACGCAATACCGAAGCTCCCGCATGCCACCTTAAACACAAAACGCAACGCATAGCAAAAATGCCAAGCGTTGCGAATCACTCTTAAACAGATTGTTATGTTTTTAGTGCCAATGACCTTTCGGGATTAGGTTTGGATCTTTAGGTAACTTGCGCAAAGTATTCTCGTTTTTTAAATATCGATTTTCGAAGTTGCGTCTTTGAGCACCATAAGCGGGAAGCTCACGCAGAATATTCACAATCGATTGGATTTGAGGCGAGTTATACGCATGTCCCTGCATTAACAGATCGGATAAAAGCGGCCTAAGCTCTTTATATATTCTATTCGCATCATTTTACTTGATATTTGCCCGTACATTTTTCCTAAGAGAGTCGCCAAAGGGCTAGCAGGTTTCAATTGAGCTAATACTGACATTATTTGTTTCTCCACAAAAGACTCGACACAACAAAGGCTACGGTTAGGTCAATACCTAGCAAGAAGAACCAATTCGAAGGCGGCACTTGCTCCGAGTACTCAAATAGAGGATATAAATAGGTTAGTAATGTCGACACCAAGTAACCGGTTACAATCACTTTCACCTGAAGAGGCTTAAGTAGCTTGTAGCCTTTCCATACACCTAATAAGGCTGCAATTACCAGAAACGTAAATACTGAAGAAGAAAGACTAATAGCCTTTTCCCAAATATCTCCAATATATGAGTATGCTGACGAAATTGAAATTGCTGCAATCAATGTGCAGGCAACAGCACCTGATACTTTTCTATACTCCATTTTTTAACCTCAACACGCAGTTCGTGGAGACACTATACACCCAAAAACCTGAGGGCAAAAATCTGCCTAACGCACTGTATTGATGGGAAAAACATAACGCCAAATTAAGGTGTGAACAACGCAAACACCTTACCTAAAGCATTGTGCCATAAACACTAAACTGGCTTGAAGTGAAAGCGCCGAGCGTTGTGAATCACTCTTAAATTTATTGTTATATGCCTGTATTACATCTATACTCAATGCGCATACATAACACGCATAGGCTGCTATCATGAGAAACGCATATAGTACGCAAGCACCAAAGAAAGCTGCAAACTTGAGCTTGAATAGTGAGTTGCTTGCTGAGGCAAAACGTCTAAACATAAATCTTTCAGCAACAATGGAAAAAGCACTTGAAAAAGAAGTTAGCCAGCGCCTAAAGGCTGAATGGCTAGAACAAAATGCCGATGCTATTGATGCTTGTAATGAACTTACTGAAAATCATGGACTATTTTCCGATTCTTACCGAGTATTCTAATGTCACAATTTTCGCTATACAAAAACAACGATAAAAGCACAGCTACTGCATATCCTTACTTTGTTGACGTTCAAAGTGAATTACTTGATACATTGAATACTCGGTTAGTTATTCCGTTGACACCCATCGAGTTACTAGAGAAAAAGGCGCCAAGCCACCTATGTCCAGTCATTCACATTGATGAAGGTGATTTCGTAATTCTGACACATCAAATGGCTAGTGTACCGACTAAAATTCTGAACGAGCCTGTAAATGATCTAAGCACATTTAGAAATGAGATCATCGCTGCTATCGACTTTTTGATTACTGGCATATAACGCCCAATTAACGTGTGAGCAACGCAGACACTGAACCTCAAAACTGCGCCCTAAACACTAAACTCAACCCGAAGTGAGAGCGCCAAGCGTTGCGAATCACTGTTGAATTGTTTGTTATGTTTTACCACAAACACATGATTTAATTGAGAAAGAACTGCTATTTCTAACTAGTTTTCTGAACCAAACCATAAGGTTGGAACCGACTTGACCACCAAAGGCGACTAACCCAAAACCAGTAATTCCACTTCCATGCCCAATGAGGCAACCCGACTAAGTAACAATAAGCGCCCTATCTTTCCAACCAAAGCGCAAAAACAATGGCAAATTGCCGAGGCAACTGCCAAGCTGAATTGCTGATTGGCTAAGAACCTAAAAGCGACTTTGAGCCAGTTAAACCTGAAACCGACCGCCACGACCTGACAATGAAGCAACCCACGAACATTGGCATGTTTTACTGCCTGAGTGATTCAAGAACTTAGACCGACAATGCGGATTTGCTGAGTCTACTAGGGACGAATTGCCAAAGGGACAAAGAACTAGAGCCTAAGAACTTTAAGCTTTTGAATTTCAAATAAACATAACGCCCAATTAACGTGTGAGCAGCGCATACACTAGACTAAACCACTGCGCCGTAAACACCTGACTCAACCCGAAGTGAGAGCACCAAGCGTTGCGAATCACTGTTGAATTGTTTGTTATGTGCGTGCTAATTGAGGTACTTTTGCCAATTTTGTTGCCCTGTCGAAACTACTCTGTAATCTTCGTAGTCCAATGAACTGTAGAGCTTTTTAGCTGCAACATTATCATCACCGACCTCTAGTGTAATTTTGAGGTAATCATTATCACGACAATACTGTTCTATACCATCCAGTTGCGCTTTGCCCACACCTTTACCACGAAAGTTGTCCGACACCATAAAGTCATGAATATTCATCACTCTTTGCGCACGATAAGTTGAGAAAGATTCAAAGCAAACCGCAAAAGCGGCGGGCTTATCGTCGACAAAACTGATAAATCCGTGAAAATAAGGTAATGCAAATAGCTGAGCAATTACTGAGAGATCTAGCTCAACTGAGAATTCAGATAGGTACTCTCTAAACAAAGTCTCGAATATACCTTTGTCCTCAATACGTTCTGTTTCGATACGCCTGATTGTGATTTCCATATCCATTTCCACCAAAGCACATAACGCCCTGCTAAGGGGTGAGCAACGCAATACCGAAGCCGCCGCATACCACCTTAATCACTAAATTCAACGCATAGTAAAATGCCACGCGTTGCGAATCCCTCTTGAGCAGTTTGTTAGTTTGCAAACCCAAGGAGTTGATTTTACGTTATTTTAAATTTTGAAAACAATAAGCTTTATGTGCTTTGATGCACTTAAGTCAGGCTTAGTCTCAAAGCGGCTAGTCAATGAAACCACTTGGAACAAACAACGTGGCAGAAACCGAACTCACAACACCAAAACGCTTTTGAAAACCAATCTCACAGTGCGGACTTTCAACAAAGCCACTGAAACCACGTGAACTTTCCACACCAGAGAAAACGCCATTTCAGCGAGTAAATCGGCTTTTGTACCAACAAACTCAACGAACAGAGTTTCAGCAAAAGTTCGACTCAGTTAACCCGAAAGTCGCCGCACCAAAGAACAAAGTAACCGTTGAAACAATGCCAATTTTGGATTTTACCACGCTAATTAACTGTGAGTTCAGACTCCGATACGACAATTTTAACTTTGATTTTTTACCATTAGATCTTGCGATATGGCTGCGTTTTTCCTCTTGCAAACTAACGCCGCGTTAAGTGGTGAACAACGCCAACCACCAAACTTAAACCATTGTACCTTAAACACTTAAGCTGACTTGGACTAAAATCGCCAAGCGTTGTGAATCCGCCTTAAACGCCTTGTTAGGCGAAGTTTCCCACCAGTGTTTAAGTTGCTTTGAAAGCAGATTACCCGAAACAAAATAAGCAACCAAACACCCACTGACTTTTTGTGATTCAAGAACCACAATATCACTATATTTCAGCCAAGATTCCAACGACCACGAAATGCTGACCTTCAGCAACAAAGCAGGTTTTGAACCCGAAAATGCCAAAGCGACAGACTAGCAGCGAAATCGAAAGCCTCAATGACTTGCCCTTACCGCACTTTGAGCCAGTTAAACTCACCACTAACCAACTCCAAAAACCAATGAGGCAACCCACGAATTTTGGCATGTTTTACGGTTGGAGAGATTCAAGGATTTGAGCCGACAATACCAAATTGCCGACTTAGAAAAACGAATGCTCAAAGAGAACTAAGAAGATGAGAACAAAGAACTTTCCTGCCCGTCGCCTAACGCCAAATTAAGGTGTGAACAACGCTAACCACCTTGCCTAAAGCATTGTGTCATAAACACTAAACTGGCTTGAAGTGAAAGCGCCGAGCGTTGTGAATCACTCTTAAATTTATTGTTATGTTTTACCACAAACACATGATTTACTTGAGAAAGAACTGCAATTTCTAACTAGTTTTCTGAAGAAAACCACAAGGCTGAAACCAACTTGACCGCCAAAGGCGACCAACCTTAAACGTGTAATTCCACTTCCCTGCCCAATGAGGCAACCCGACCGAGGCACAACGAGCGCCCTTTCTTTCCAACCAAAGCGTAAAACAATGAAAAATTGCCGAGACAACTGCCAAGCTGAAATGCTGATTGGCAAAGAACCTAAAAGCGACTTTAAGCCAGTTAAACAAGAAACCGACCGCCACGACCTGACAATGAAGCATGTAGTGGTCAACAATTTCCGGACAGTAAATTAGTTCTAATTTCTACTTCAGCTGGGGCGATACCACCATTGTATGAATGAGGTCGTTGCCAGTTGTAGTAATTCATCAGATAGAAGCTGATATCTTTCATCGCTTCATTTATGGATCTGTAGCCTGTCGAAGGGATCCATTCAGACTTTAGACTTCTGAATACACGCTCCATAGGAGCATTATCCCAGCAGTTCCCACGTCGACTCATGCTCTGACTCATCTGGTAACGCCAGATATATTGTCTGAACTGTCGACTCCCATATTGACTACCTTGGTCAGAATGGAACATAACCCCATTAGGCTGTCCTCTCTGTTCATAAGCCATAGTTAGAGCTTTACTGGCTAAGACTGCATCTGGCTTTTCTGATAATGCCCAGCCAATGACTCGACGGCTATATAAGTCAATCACAACAGCAAGATAAGACCAGCGATTACCAGTCCAAATATAAGTGATGTCACCACACCAAACTTGGTTTGGATACTTTACATTGAACTCTCGACTTAAATGATTAGGGATATCTAGCCGCTCAGTTGCTGCTTTTTTATATTGGTGTGAGCTTGGTTGTTTACTCACGAGGCTCAGCTCTTTCATAAGTCCTCGCACCTTGAATCGGCCAATAGCAAAGCCACGCTCTCGCATCATAGAAACGAGGCTTCTGCTTCCAGCAGAGCCTCTACTCGATTTGAACAGTTGTGCCACTTCTACTCGAGCATTGTTCGGTGTTTACAGGGTTGTTTTGCCTTTGTTTAAACTCATAGAATGTTGATTGAGCGACACCAAAGACTGAACAAAGAATGTCTATAGAATCATGCTCCCTTAATTGGTCAATCAGCGTGTACGTTCGAGTTCGTCCGACATTAAGAGAGCTGTGGCCTTTTAGAATAGACTTCTCTCGCTCCAAACGGCTAATGCGGGCTTCAAGCTCTTGAATTTTTTGCTGCTCAGGCGTCAATGCTTTAGAAGTAGGAGTTATCCCGTTACGCTCAGATTTTAACTGCTCAACCCAACGGCGTAAGACAGTTTGTCCCACATCAACAGCTCTACTCGCTTCTAAAACAGTGTAATTCTGGTCAAGCACTAAGCTTGCAGCTTCTTGCTTGAACTCTGGACTAAATGTACGACGAACTCTGGTCATAAAACACCTCTCTTGGGGTGGTAACTGTACCACCTAAAATGGTGTCCGGCTTTATTAGACCACTACAGCAACCCACGAACATTGGCATGTTTTACGGGCTGATTGGTTCAAGAACTTAGACCGACAATACTGATTTGCTGAGTCTACTAGGGACAAATTGCCAGAGGGACAAAGAACTAGAGCCTAAGACCTTTAAGCCTTTGAAATACAAGTAAACATAACGCCGCGTTAAGTGGTGAACAACGCCTACCACCAAACCTAAACCATTGTACCTTAAACACTTAACCTAACTTAAACCGAGTTCGCCAAGCGTTGTGAATCCGCCTTAAACGCCTTGTTAGGCGAAGTTTCCCACCAATGTTTAAGTGGTTTTGAAAGCAGATTACCCGAAACCAAATAAGCAACCAAACACCCACTGATTTTTTTGTGATTCAAGAATCACAAAAATCACTATATTACAGCCTCACCTTTAACAACCACGAAATGCGACCTCTCAGCGACAAAGTAGCTTTTAAACCTGAGAATCTAATAGCTACGAGCTAATAACAAAAACGAAAGCTACGATTGACTTGCCCTGTCCACACATTAAGTCAGTGAAACTCACCGCCAACCTGCACCGAAAACCAATGAGGCAACCCACGAACTTTGGCATGTTTTACGACTGGAGAGGTTCAAGAATTTGAGCCGACAATACCAAATTGCCGACTTAAAACGACGAATAGCTAGAGAGATATAAGAAGATGAGAACAAAGAACTTTTCTGCCCGTCGCCTAACGCCCTGTTAAGGGGTGAGCAACGCAATACAAAAGCCGCTGCATACCGCCTCAAACACTAAAATCAACGCATAGTGAAAATGCCACGCGTTGCGAATCCCTCTTGAACAGTTTGTTATATTTTTTCTGGCGCAAGGTTATAAATGTTATTTTCAACAATCCAGTTCATGTGACTAGATAAGCCATCTAAGTCAGGGTAAATAGATGATGTATTGATACCATAAAAGTTCAACTCTTCGAGAAGGGCTTTGCGATAATCCTTTGAAATTGTGATTACTTCTAATTCCTCATTGTCACGCATTAGCTCCTCAATACTTTTGTTAGGATCAGAGCTAACCGTAAACACACCACCCTGCCGAATAATTCTCGGAACGACACCAGTTGGTTTGAATTTGCCAGCACCATTAATTTCAAATGGACTAACAACCTTTTCAGGATTAAATTCCCACATGCACTTGTAGCAAAAAATCTTCGCATCAAGATCTTCATCACCACCAGATACAGCAAAAAAAGCGGCGACCAAGGGATTGTAGCTCCAATCTAAAAGCTTTGTAGCCAAACCATGATGCTGGGCAATCGCCAACCACTCCCAGTCAGATTTTGGTTGTTCTCTTATAAACTCATTTGCGCGCCGCTTCCAGGCTTTAAAAATCACTTCTTCGCTTGAGTTGGAATATGGTTTACGACCGACTTTAGGCTTTAATTCCCAGTCTGGGTGTCCATGACCTCGAAAACCCAAGCACTATTATTCTTGTATTTTGATAAAGCCTCATGAAGCTCATTAAAATTTGTAATCACAGAACTTTCCTAAAAAATATAACGCCCTGTTAAGGTGTGAGCAACGCAACACTGGAGCTGCTGCATACCACCTTAAACACCAAACGCAACGCATAGTAAAAATGCCACGCGTTGCGAATCACTCTTAAACAGTTTGTTATACCTATTTTTTCTCGACAGCTTTAGTAGCTAAAACAGCTAAACCGCCCAGAGCTAATGCACCACCGAGAAATTTAGCAAACTTCGGGTTTTCTGAGCATAAACCAACTAAGCTTGCGCCCAAAACAGCACCAGTTGCACCAGCAACAACTTGAGTCGAAGACATTTTTAAACCTGTAGCCCATTTAGCAAAATGCTCACAGTTTCGGTCTGTTAGCGAGTATTTCCACTCCCCAATTTGAGAACGAGCGAGTTCGAGTACCTCTGGAACTGGGCGGTCGTAAGTAACTTTAGCTGGATAGGTATGTTTACCTTTAGTCACCACATCCCAGCTCTCTTCTTGAACGGTGCCATTTCGTTGGGTTGCAGAAATGAGCATAGGTAGCCCCTTTTCACACAAAGAATCTGAAACTAGAGACCAGTGCTGATAAACACCGAAGTTGCTGACAACAATATCGCCAGGATTTAGATTTTGAATTGACATATGTATCCCTACATTTGATTAATTGACGATATCAATATGTAGGCATACTTTTGAATTTCAAGTGGTTGCATAGGTATAACGCCCTGTTAAGGTGTGAGCAACGCAATACCGAAGCTCCCGCATATCACCTTAAACACTAAAACCAACGCATAGTAAAAATGCCACGCGTTGCGAATCACTCTTAAACAGTTTGTTAGTTTTATTGCTGGCGACTCAGTAACAAGCTTGCTCCAGACATAGCCAAAAAGTTGCACAACCTCTATTGAAGCGCTTTGCCATTTTCGGCTTCGTAAACCACTGCCTTAGGTATATTCCAAATATCGCATAAATCGATATTGCACCCATTTCTAAAATTAGGAACGTAGCCCTAAAGCGAAGAACTGTTCATTTACACTAGCTGAAACATCGACGAACTGTGGTAGAAAAGCAGTAAAGATTAAGATCGCCTTTGGATTACCAGCAGCTAACAAGAATTCTTGTTTGGCTAAGCCTAGTCGGTTGCGAGTGTTTTCTAGCTCAGAAACAGGACTTGCTTCCGAACGCCAAAGATTAAAGGCAATCCACAACAAATAAGCCGCACCCACAATTTTAATCGTTAGAAATAGAGTCTCAGAAGCATAGAGAACCACTGCTAAACCAGAAGCAGCCAAGGCAATCATTACAGCGAATGCGGCGATACGACCAAGTCCAGCAATAAAAGCGGACTTGAAGCCGTAACAACGAGCATTGTTCATGGACAATAGATTGTTTGGACCAGGAGTCATATTGAGCGCAAAACACGCAGGTATAAAGAACAATAACTTCCAGATTTCCACAATATTTCCTCCATAAAACTAACGCCGCATTAAGGTGTGAGTAACGCGACCCCAAAACTCAACCATACCACCGTAAACACTGAACCCACGATGGAATGAAAAATGCCAAGCGTTAGGAATCACTCTTAAATGCTTTGTTAGGCAAATTTTCTCACGCGCTCACTAACTTAGTTTGAAAACAGAATACCTTAAACACGATAAGCAACCAATCACCTACGAGCTTTTTGTGATTCAAGAACCACTTAAGCAGCTATGTTACAGCCTCACTTTTTACGCTCACGAAATGCAGCCTTTCTGCAGCAAAGTTGCGTTTGAACCTGAGAAACTAAAAGCTGCGAAATGACAGCGAATACGAAAGCTTCATTGAACTAGTCCTTTCCACACTTTAAGCCAGTGAAGCTGACCACCGACCGGCACTAAAAACCAATGAGGCAACCCACGAAATTTGGCATGTTTACGGTTGAAAAGACTCAAGGAATTGAGACGACAATGCTGAATTGCCGACTAAGAAAAGCAGATGGCCAGAGGGATCAAGGAGAATAAGACAAAGAACTTTCCTGCCCTTTGCCTAACGCCCTGCTAAGTGGCTAGCAACGCATAACACGATACTTAAGCTAGCCGCCGTAAACACTGTACCAGACTAGAACCAAAATCGCCGAGCGTTGATAGTCCGTCTTGAGCAGATTGTTAGTTGGCTAGCATGCAATGAAGTTTCCATTTTCCACAGTAGAATCAGCGAGCGCCCTAAATTAGTAGACTGGACAACTTAAACATCCAAAGCTCCCTTTGCAAAGGCAAACTAAAAGCTACGATAGTCCATTGCATGCAAGAGTCACTGAAACCAGCAAACCTGATACGCTCGTTCTTCAAACCAGACACAAAACTAGAAAGGCAAGCTAGCCACCAAACCAATTCAATTACAGAGAAATTTCTGCTTGCCGAAGTACGGAGAACGGATGTAAACAACGCCTACTGAACCCGTACCTAAAACCAAGAAACTATTGCCAACTAACGCCCTGTTAAGTGGCTGCCAACATACCACAAAACCTAAATAAACCACCGTAAACACTCTACCAGACCAGAACTAAAAGTGCCCCGTGTTGGCAGTCCGTCTTTAACAGATTGTTAGTTGGTTAGATTACTCTGAAGTTTCGATGTTCCACCGTAAAACCAGGCGCGACCTAAAAACAGTAAACTACCAATACCTAACAACCACC
Protein-coding regions in this window:
- a CDS encoding peptidase E, whose product is MDKHIVVLGGGGWMMGEKHSKLDRYALDLTGKRDPKVCYLPTATGDAEEAIQRFYDSGLSCNLTHFPLFKPDSNWRTKLQEQDVIYVGGGNTRSMLAIWREWGIDTILKECYENGVVLCGMSAGAICWFDLGITDSNPEEYTVIDGLGFVRGLASAHFNGSDEKADLFSDFSQNNSSVPCYGISDYAALHFINGQLYQTVTSKFDAKVTFENAL
- a CDS encoding DUF1778 domain-containing protein, translating into MATTLPRITARVDVDTQDLLTKAAAIAGMSSINSFVLSAAIEKAKQVIEREQALKLSQADAMLLMEALDRPATQNSKLKAAADRYESKTQ
- a CDS encoding GNAT family N-acetyltransferase translates to MMNTVLLDKAKHDRNRFNCGIEALNNYLKVMASQQAKKDNTRTFVLEDDSDNSHVIGFYTLTMTPIDLKALPDKLQKKHQSSTSGGLIARLAVDDRYKGKGFGEWLLIDALRKLLAASDSVAFPVVIVDAKDGAKHFYERYGFQAFQDAENKLFITIADVRASLG
- a CDS encoding type II toxin-antitoxin system CcdA family antitoxin; the encoded protein is MRNAYSTQAPKKAANLSLNSELLAEAKRLNINLSATMEKALEKEVSQRLKAEWLEQNADAIDACNELTENHGLFSDSYRVF
- a CDS encoding CcdB family protein — translated: MSQFSLYKNNDKSTATAYPYFVDVQSELLDTLNTRLVIPLTPIELLEKKAPSHLCPVIHIDEGDFVILTHQMASVPTKILNEPVNDLSTFRNEIIAAIDFLITGI
- a CDS encoding GNAT family N-acetyltransferase: MEITIRRIETERIEDKGIFETLFREYLSEFSVELDLSVIAQLFALPYFHGFISFVDDKPAAFAVCFESFSTYRAQRVMNIHDFMVSDNFRGKGVGKAQLDGIEQYCRDNDYLKITLEVGDDNVAAKKLYSSLDYEDYRVVSTGQQNWQKYLN
- a CDS encoding IS3 family transposase (programmed frameshift), with product MTRVRRTFSPEFKQEAASLVLDQNYTVLEASRAVDVGQTVLRRWVEQLKSERNGITPTSKALTPEQQKIQELEARISRLEREKSILKGHSSLNVGRTRTYTLIDQLREHDSIDILCSVFGVAQSTFYEFKQRQNNPVNTEHNARVEVAQLFKSSRGSAGSRSLVSMMRERGFAIGRFKVRGLMKELSLVSKQPSSHQYKKAATERLDIPNHLSREFNVKYPNQVWCGDITYIWTGNRWSYLAVVIDLYSRRVIGWALSEKPDAVLASKALTMAYEQRGQPNGVMFHSDQGSQYGSRQFRQYIWRYQMSQSMSRRGNCWDNAPMERVFRSLKSEWIPSTGYRSINEAMKDISFYLMNYYNWQRPHSYNGGIAPAEVEIRTNLLSGNC
- a CDS encoding FRG domain-containing protein, with amino-acid sequence MGFRGHGHPDWELKPKVGRKPYSNSSEEVIFKAWKRRANEFIREQPKSDWEWLAIAQHHGLATKLLDWSYNPLVAAFFAVSGGDEDLDAKIFCYKCMWEFNPEKVVSPFEINGAGKFKPTGVVPRIIRQGGVFTVSSDPNKSIEELMRDNEELEVITISKDYRKALLEELNFYGINTSSIYPDLDGLSSHMNWIVENNIYNLAPEKI
- a CDS encoding lecithin retinol acyltransferase family protein, whose amino-acid sequence is MSIQNLNPGDIVVSNFGVYQHWSLVSDSLCEKGLPMLISATQRNGTVQEESWDVVTKGKHTYPAKVTYDRPVPEVLELARSQIGEWKYSLTDRNCEHFAKWATGLKMSSTQVVAGATGAVLGASLVGLCSENPKFAKFLGGALALGGLAVLATKAVEKK